One Comamonas endophytica genomic region harbors:
- a CDS encoding LexA family protein encodes MYSNSLIAGQPIPWLATPLVLPLADCSVRAGFPSPAEDFSGKRLDISEILVEHPQATYLLRVAGPSMTEYGIDDGDLIVVDRALTARHGCIVVAILDSEFTVKVLHQVNGTFRLKAGNRTYPDIVPREGQTLEIWGVVTACVKRFSR; translated from the coding sequence ATGTACAGCAATTCATTAATCGCCGGCCAGCCGATTCCTTGGCTTGCAACTCCTTTGGTGCTGCCATTAGCGGATTGCTCTGTGCGTGCCGGCTTTCCCTCTCCCGCGGAAGACTTCAGCGGTAAGCGCCTGGACATTTCGGAAATTCTGGTGGAACACCCCCAGGCTACCTATCTGCTGCGTGTGGCTGGGCCCTCAATGACCGAATACGGCATCGATGACGGCGATTTGATCGTGGTGGACCGAGCGCTGACGGCGCGCCATGGCTGCATAGTGGTTGCAATCCTGGACAGCGAATTCACCGTGAAGGTTCTGCACCAGGTCAACGGCACTTTTCGCCTTAAGGCGGGCAACCGCACCTATCCCGACATTGTTCCGCGCGAGGGCCAGACCCTCGAGATCTGGGGCGTGGTCACGGCCTGTGTGAAGCGATTCTCGAGATAG
- the arsH gene encoding arsenical resistance protein ArsH, which translates to MQSTDLPNLDMQSFEVPDLARLLPQQRAAHPPRILLLYGSARERSYSRLLTEEAARLLRAMGAEPRIFDPRGLPLPDDAPDNHPKVQELRELALWAEGMVWTSPERHGAMTGILKAQIDWIPLAVGAVRPTQGKTLAVMQVSGGSQSFNAVNQMRVLGRWMRMLTIPNQSSVAKAFAEFDEAGRMKPSSYYERVVDVMEELIKFTILTRDCADYLVDRYSERRESAEALSQRVNQRSI; encoded by the coding sequence TTGCAAAGCACTGATCTCCCCAACCTGGATATGCAATCGTTCGAAGTGCCAGACCTGGCGCGGCTGCTGCCGCAGCAGCGCGCTGCACATCCCCCTCGCATCTTGCTGCTCTATGGGTCGGCCCGGGAGCGCTCTTACAGCCGGCTGTTGACGGAGGAGGCAGCCCGGCTGCTGCGAGCAATGGGGGCCGAGCCGCGGATTTTTGACCCACGCGGACTGCCTCTGCCCGACGATGCACCGGACAACCACCCTAAGGTGCAGGAGTTGCGTGAGTTGGCGCTATGGGCGGAAGGCATGGTCTGGACCTCACCCGAGCGCCATGGGGCCATGACCGGAATCCTGAAGGCCCAGATCGACTGGATTCCCCTTGCCGTGGGCGCCGTACGGCCGACCCAGGGCAAGACCCTGGCCGTGATGCAGGTCTCCGGGGGCTCGCAGTCCTTCAATGCTGTCAACCAGATGCGCGTGCTGGGTCGCTGGATGCGCATGCTCACCATCCCCAACCAGTCGTCCGTCGCCAAGGCCTTTGCAGAGTTCGACGAAGCAGGTCGCATGAAGCCGTCCTCATATTACGAACGGGTGGTTGATGTGATGGAGGAGTTGATCAAGTTCACGATCCTGACCCGCGACTGCGCGGACTACCTGGTGGACCGCTACAGCGAACGGCGCGAAAGCGCCGAGGCGCTGTCCCAGCGGGTCAACCAACGCAGCATTTAA
- the arsC gene encoding arsenate reductase (glutaredoxin) (This arsenate reductase requires both glutathione and glutaredoxin to convert arsenate to arsenite, after which the efflux transporter formed by ArsA and ArsB can extrude the arsenite from the cell, providing resistance.), protein MSTITIYHNPACGTSRNVLALIRNSGEKPCVIEYLKTPPDRATLERLLATMAIPVRDLLRQKGTPFDELGLADPKWTDQQLIDFMLEHPILINRPIVVTPLGTRLCRPSEAVLDILPRPQQGALSKEDGEAVIDAKGQCVAKH, encoded by the coding sequence ATGAGCACCATCACCATCTACCACAACCCCGCCTGCGGCACGTCCCGCAACGTGCTGGCCTTGATCCGCAACAGCGGCGAAAAGCCCTGCGTCATTGAGTATCTCAAGACGCCACCCGACCGGGCTACGCTGGAGCGTTTGCTGGCCACGATGGCAATTCCCGTGCGCGATCTTCTGCGGCAAAAGGGCACGCCTTTTGATGAACTGGGCTTGGCCGACCCGAAGTGGACCGACCAGCAGTTGATCGATTTCATGCTCGAGCATCCGATCCTGATCAATCGCCCCATCGTGGTGACGCCGCTCGGCACCCGCCTGTGCCGCCCTTCCGAGGCTGTGCTGGACATCCTACCTCGGCCCCAACAGGGCGCACTCTCCAAGGAAGACGGCGAAGCCGTCATCGACGCGAAAGGACAATGTGTTGCAAAGCACTGA
- a CDS encoding MFS transporter has protein sequence MQRRTQTTVMLGVAQTLSWASSYYLPAVLAESISRAVGMAYSTVFAAFSAALLVSAATGPVAGRLIDCFGGRPVLIASNLVFAAGLAILSQATQSSEVFLAWAIMGIAMGSGLYEAAFSTVVRLYGQDARPAITGITLFAGFASTIGWPLSSHLAHEFGWREACLTWAALHLLLGLPLNMLLPRAAKAAEEGSSDRRQEGMQDASEEVQFRRRTVCLMAYVFAVSWFISTAMAAHLPQLLQITGGTVAVAIWAAALVGPAQVAGRLAEYGFLRNAHPLLCAKLAILAHPLAAICLGLVGAPAASVFAILHGLGNGILTIAVGTLPLKVFGAHGYGLRQGWLMVPARILQAGSPFLFGMAVSQWGSGALWLSSLLGITAFWALHGIRLPQHVTELDKPNL, from the coding sequence ATGCAGCGCCGCACACAGACCACCGTCATGCTGGGTGTGGCGCAAACGCTGTCCTGGGCATCGTCGTACTACCTGCCCGCGGTGCTGGCTGAATCAATCAGCCGTGCCGTTGGCATGGCGTACTCCACAGTGTTCGCCGCGTTCTCAGCGGCACTGCTGGTTTCAGCTGCCACTGGGCCCGTGGCCGGTCGGCTCATCGACTGTTTCGGTGGCCGTCCGGTTTTGATCGCAAGCAACCTGGTATTTGCTGCCGGACTGGCGATACTGAGTCAGGCCACCCAGTCCAGCGAGGTGTTTCTGGCCTGGGCCATCATGGGTATTGCCATGGGCAGCGGCCTGTACGAGGCAGCGTTTTCCACGGTTGTGCGCCTCTATGGTCAGGACGCCCGACCCGCCATCACTGGCATCACGCTGTTTGCAGGATTCGCCAGCACCATCGGGTGGCCACTATCCAGCCATCTTGCGCATGAGTTTGGATGGCGCGAGGCCTGTTTGACCTGGGCGGCGCTGCACCTGTTGCTGGGGCTCCCGCTCAACATGTTGTTGCCACGGGCTGCAAAAGCGGCCGAGGAGGGGTCAAGCGACCGCAGACAAGAAGGAATGCAGGACGCAAGCGAGGAAGTGCAGTTCCGCAGGCGCACCGTGTGTCTAATGGCCTATGTGTTCGCTGTCTCATGGTTTATCAGCACCGCCATGGCTGCCCACCTGCCACAGTTGCTGCAAATTACAGGCGGAACGGTGGCGGTAGCTATCTGGGCCGCAGCGCTTGTGGGGCCTGCACAGGTGGCGGGACGCTTGGCAGAGTACGGGTTCCTCAGGAATGCACATCCGCTGCTGTGCGCAAAACTGGCGATCCTTGCCCATCCCTTGGCCGCCATCTGTCTGGGTTTGGTTGGTGCCCCTGCGGCCAGCGTTTTTGCCATTCTGCATGGGTTGGGAAACGGCATTCTGACCATCGCCGTGGGTACGCTGCCGCTCAAGGTGTTCGGCGCGCACGGCTATGGTCTGCGCCAGGGCTGGCTGATGGTACCGGCGCGCATTCTGCAAGCCGGCTCGCCGTTTCTCTTTGGCATGGCCGTCTCCCAGTGGGGTTCAGGCGCACTGTGGCTGTCCTCATTGCTGGGAATCACCGCCTTCTGGGCGCTTCACGGTATACGGCTTCCGCAACATGTCACTGAGCTAGACAAGCCAAACCTGTAG
- a CDS encoding recombinase family protein, translating to MTCFCAWGPYAGAERISTGWYRMAEYVSWLYAKLGASSGPKIKELSDVVREDKDDRPGLEKPLQYLREGDALIVWKLDRLGRSLKHLVQTVLD from the coding sequence ATGACATGCTTCTGTGCTTGGGGGCCCTACGCTGGGGCAGAGCGGATCTCCACAGGCTGGTACCGAATGGCCGAGTACGTATCTTGGCTATATGCGAAGCTTGGAGCCTCAAGTGGCCCGAAGATTAAGGAGCTCTCAGATGTCGTCAGGGAAGATAAGGACGATAGGCCAGGACTTGAAAAACCATTGCAGTACCTGCGCGAAGGTGACGCCCTTATCGTTTGGAAGCTGGACAGACTGGGCCGATCCCTTAAACATTTGGTGCAAACGGTCTTAGACTAA
- a CDS encoding arsenic transporter → MLTAALIFVFTLVLVIWQPRNLGIGWSASLGAAIALLLGVVQLTDISVVWNIVWNATATFVAVIIISLLLDEAGFFEWAALHFARWGGGRGTRLFALIVLLGAAVSALFANDGAALILTPIVMAMLVALGFSPATTLAFVMAAGFIADTASLPLIVSNLVNIVSADFFDIGFNEYAAVMVPVNIVSVIASLAMLLLFFRRDIPAAYDLGKLKRPADAIKDPATFRAGWVVLVLLLVGFFGLEPLGVPVSAVAAVGAAILLAVAGRGAVISTKKVLHGAPWQIVVFSLGMYLVVYGLRNAGLTDYLAALLDRFAQGGIWGAALGTGLLSALLSSVMNNMPTVLVGALSIDASSASGIVKEAMVYANVIGCDLGPKITPIGSLATLLWLHVLAKKGMTIGWGYYFKVGAVLTVPVLLATLAALALRLSLFA, encoded by the coding sequence ATGCTCACGGCTGCCCTGATCTTTGTTTTCACCCTGGTTTTGGTTATCTGGCAACCCCGTAACCTGGGCATCGGCTGGAGCGCTTCACTGGGCGCGGCCATTGCGCTGCTGCTGGGGGTCGTGCAGCTGACGGATATTTCGGTGGTCTGGAATATCGTGTGGAACGCTACGGCCACCTTTGTCGCAGTGATCATCATCAGCTTGCTGCTTGATGAGGCCGGGTTCTTTGAATGGGCCGCGCTGCACTTTGCGCGCTGGGGCGGCGGCCGTGGCACCAGGCTCTTTGCGCTCATCGTGCTGCTGGGCGCGGCCGTGTCTGCCTTGTTCGCCAACGATGGGGCCGCGCTGATCCTCACGCCCATCGTCATGGCGATGCTGGTGGCCCTGGGCTTCTCGCCGGCAACCACTTTGGCCTTTGTCATGGCGGCAGGGTTTATCGCCGACACGGCCAGCCTGCCGCTGATCGTTTCCAATCTGGTCAATATCGTTTCGGCCGACTTCTTCGATATCGGATTCAATGAATACGCCGCGGTCATGGTGCCGGTCAACATCGTCTCGGTGATCGCCAGCTTGGCCATGCTGCTGTTGTTCTTCCGCCGTGACATTCCCGCAGCCTACGACCTTGGCAAGCTCAAACGCCCCGCCGATGCCATCAAGGACCCGGCCACCTTCCGTGCGGGCTGGGTGGTGCTGGTCCTGTTGCTGGTTGGCTTCTTCGGCCTGGAGCCCCTGGGCGTGCCGGTCAGCGCCGTCGCGGCGGTGGGCGCTGCCATTTTGCTGGCGGTGGCTGGGCGCGGGGCTGTCATCAGCACCAAGAAGGTATTGCACGGCGCTCCTTGGCAAATCGTGGTTTTCTCCCTGGGCATGTACCTGGTGGTCTACGGTCTGCGCAATGCGGGCCTGACAGACTACCTGGCGGCGTTACTGGACCGTTTTGCGCAGGGCGGCATATGGGGCGCGGCCCTGGGCACAGGCCTGCTGTCTGCCCTGCTGTCGTCCGTGATGAACAACATGCCGACCGTGCTGGTGGGCGCTTTGTCTATCGATGCCTCCAGTGCCAGTGGCATCGTCAAGGAAGCCATGGTCTACGCCAATGTGATCGGCTGTGACCTGGGCCCCAAGATCACCCCCATCGGCAGCCTGGCCACGCTGCTGTGGCTGCATGTGCTGGCCAAGAAGGGCATGACGATTGGCTGGGGCTACTACTTCAAGGTCGGTGCGGTGTTGACCGTCCCGGTTCTGCTGGCCACCCTCGCGGCCCTGGCATTGCGCCTGAGCCTTTTTGCTTGA
- a CDS encoding H-NS histone family protein: MQTTYKELMAQRDALEQQIQAARKAELDEAVSKVRSIVAEYSLTAEDVFAPARGQRKASAGHKVEAKYRNPATGDTWTGRGKAPKWIANEDRQKFLIQTSAA; encoded by the coding sequence ATGCAAACTACTTATAAAGAATTGATGGCTCAGCGCGATGCCCTGGAACAACAGATCCAGGCTGCACGTAAGGCAGAGCTCGACGAAGCCGTATCCAAAGTTCGCTCCATTGTTGCCGAATATTCTTTGACCGCTGAAGATGTTTTTGCGCCTGCGCGCGGACAACGCAAAGCATCTGCTGGTCATAAGGTAGAAGCAAAATATCGCAATCCCGCCACGGGCGATACCTGGACTGGCCGCGGGAAGGCGCCAAAGTGGATTGCTAATGAGGATCGCCAAAAGTTTTTGATTCAGACCTCGGCGGCTTAA
- a CDS encoding type II toxin-antitoxin system RelE/ParE family toxin, with protein MKWDVEYTDDFGDWWAGLTAEEQESLDTSVRLLEARGPTLGFPHSSGINGSRHSHMRELRTQHDGRPLRTLYAFDPRRSAILLIGGDKTGNDRWYDVHVPIADRLYDEHLEQLRKEGLING; from the coding sequence ATGAAATGGGATGTCGAGTACACAGATGACTTTGGCGACTGGTGGGCCGGCTTGACTGCAGAAGAGCAGGAATCGCTGGATACATCGGTACGTCTGTTGGAAGCGCGTGGGCCTACCCTGGGTTTTCCTCATAGCAGCGGAATCAATGGCTCACGGCACAGCCATATGCGGGAATTGCGCACTCAGCATGATGGGCGCCCACTTCGAACCTTGTACGCGTTTGATCCCCGACGATCAGCTATTTTGTTGATTGGCGGGGACAAGACAGGAAACGACCGTTGGTATGACGTCCATGTTCCCATCGCCGACAGGCTTTACGACGAACATCTGGAGCAACTTCGAAAGGAAGGGCTGATCAATGGCTAA
- a CDS encoding TrbI/VirB10 family protein, which produces MERRLQLIQQVEEKHLAKWEAALDSDGAIQKFERKSGAPTPGAPDSPGSQLNPQEMMQRYMAAGPMPSSGDPYGMGAVSGMAAENGQAQKRAFLSGTPEANVYLANQRKAPLAPSQEIKAGTVIPSVLVSGVNSDLPGQIIGRVAEAVYDSATGSQLLIPPGATLIGTYDSSVTLGQSRALVVWKRIIYPDSSSISLDGMPGADQGGYAGFHDKVNNHYGRLFGHGLLLSLFSAGIQLSQPQAQNGENYSSSQIIAGSLGQQMGQLGMQMAQRNMNIQPTLQIRPGYEFNVMVTKDIILPTWEGHPLSSISSQ; this is translated from the coding sequence ATGGAGCGCCGCCTGCAACTCATTCAGCAGGTCGAAGAAAAACACCTTGCCAAATGGGAGGCCGCATTGGATAGCGATGGGGCCATTCAAAAATTTGAGAGAAAGTCGGGAGCCCCAACGCCGGGTGCTCCAGATAGTCCCGGATCACAGCTCAACCCGCAGGAAATGATGCAGCGATACATGGCCGCAGGCCCTATGCCAAGCTCTGGGGACCCCTATGGCATGGGCGCTGTGAGTGGGATGGCTGCTGAAAATGGTCAAGCCCAAAAGCGCGCATTTTTGTCTGGCACTCCCGAAGCAAATGTCTATCTGGCAAACCAGCGCAAAGCCCCCCTCGCGCCATCTCAAGAGATCAAAGCAGGAACGGTAATTCCGAGCGTCTTGGTGTCCGGGGTTAATTCAGACTTGCCAGGGCAAATCATTGGACGCGTAGCCGAAGCGGTCTATGACTCAGCCACCGGTTCCCAACTGCTCATCCCGCCAGGAGCTACGCTCATCGGCACCTATGACAGCAGCGTAACTTTAGGACAGAGCCGTGCACTCGTTGTATGGAAACGGATCATCTATCCCGATAGCTCGTCTATTTCACTTGATGGCATGCCAGGCGCGGATCAGGGCGGGTATGCCGGTTTCCATGACAAAGTTAACAACCACTACGGGCGGCTTTTCGGGCATGGTCTGTTGCTTTCATTGTTTTCGGCAGGAATTCAGCTCTCACAACCGCAGGCCCAAAACGGAGAAAACTACAGCAGCTCGCAAATCATCGCGGGTTCGCTGGGTCAGCAAATGGGACAGCTTGGTATGCAGATGGCGCAAAGGAACATGAACATACAGCCTACATTGCAAATCCGACCAGGCTATGAGTTCAATGTTATGGTGACAAAAGATATTATATTGCCAACGTGGGAGGGACACCCCTTGTCAAGCATTTCTTCTCAATGA
- a CDS encoding XRE family transcriptional regulator — MAKKFSELRQQMSPEAQARAEVQAQAMLAEMPLNELRQARGLSQKMLADVLRVQQPSIAKMERRTDMYLSTLRSHIEAMGGQLEIVARFPDGAVKINNFADLSGKAVA; from the coding sequence ATGGCTAAGAAATTCTCTGAACTGCGGCAGCAAATGTCACCCGAGGCACAGGCCCGCGCCGAGGTTCAGGCACAGGCAATGCTTGCCGAGATGCCGCTCAATGAGCTGCGCCAAGCGCGTGGCCTGTCGCAAAAGATGCTGGCGGATGTACTCCGCGTTCAGCAGCCTTCCATTGCCAAAATGGAGAGGCGCACGGATATGTACCTTTCCACGCTACGCAGTCACATCGAGGCGATGGGCGGACAGCTGGAGATCGTGGCGCGCTTCCCGGACGGCGCGGTGAAGATCAATAACTTCGCCGATCTGAGCGGCAAAGCGGTAGCGTAG